In the genome of Plasmodium yoelii strain 17X genome assembly, chromosome: 14, one region contains:
- a CDS encoding ADP-ribosylation factor, putative, translated as MNIFEFIKKYFMFIFFMVYRFFNIKYPIKKKFIIFGLPSSGKTSIIYFFKLGYLITSVKTYFINEEKFTLKIKNDKNHDEEKNYEINFYEIGHNCSYNLIKEYADISDDIIYIVDSIRKDKLCECREDFIRIIYDFRFIYRKCKFLIFMNKQDSNGCIKPEEIINYFALPNELQYRCKFISSSTLSGQGLNEGLEWLLNYNVFSEKEEIIERRKRLYDY; from the exons atgaatatatttgaatttataaaaaaatattttatgtttattttttttatggtataccgtttttttaatataaaatacccaataaaaaaaaaattcataatatTTGGATTACCTTCTTCGGGGAAAACTTCTATAATATACTTTTTCAAGCTTGGATATCTTATTACAAGt gtaaaaacatattttataaatgaagaaaaatttacattaaaaataaagaatgataaaaatcatgatgaagaaaaaaattatgaaataaatttttatgaaatagGACATAACTGTTCTTacaatttaataaaagaatATGCAGACATATCCGatgatataatttatattgttgaTAGTATACGTAAAGATAAATTGTGTGAATGTAGAGAAGATtttataagaataatatatgattttagatttatatatagaaaatgtaaatttttaatttttatgaataaaCAAGATTCGAATGGCTGTATAAAGCCAGAAGAAatcataaattattttgCTTTACCAAATGAATTACAATATAGATGTAAATTTATATCCTCAAGTACATTATCTGGACAAGGCTTAAACGAAGGTTTAGAATggttattaaattataatgttTTTTCTGAAAAGGAGGAGATTATTGAAAGACGCAAAAGGTTATATGATTATTAA
- a CDS encoding inositol polyphosphate kinase, putative — protein sequence MEEYRHQVGGHCKLIKPKDSSKVYKPLIENEYIFYEKLKNFRSSSAESSPLQILKKFIPKFYGVVDIAVDSFSDLSSETFRRDSKMIEKSKKKNNNMKYIRVNRNEKKKDYIFPNADSNHTETEALCNNESVSINLNGEINNAKVGEIDCQTNLNEHNNATVGDIANQEDEKKWIPHIILEDLVNGFKRPCVLDIKMGKRQRKIGASLEKKKRQVEKSFKTTSHSLGFRLCGCQHYNKLQDTLFYKDKYWGRSLSKENIPWAIRNWFWNGTLLYDELIPILLEKLHVFFNCIVELRHYRFWSSSLLWVFDGGLNDKKERSNSLDIRMIDFANTIYLQDNPSVDEEYIFGLRNLIYFIQILYNCIHNIYFLPYEINTCFYSENYKFTKKNNSIQPFYHNIVKGRVKSDIVDQIKEKKKKKKKKNQKKLKKKNFENCGKLQNDTLLKDTFNAQKVDKEKDDDNEKTNIKMNTKCILNDNYIDTFDWKKNKIINNKNNELNNYNENIKKEIIFDKLNECKENLLKDDPKYINHEQNKIESDSKIESKRENNGNDINSVMIQCLNDNKIYSKNLIVKKLCSKLSNLSIYKNYKEKNINGLNFTYLSLAEKTPKIYNRKIALKNINCNSDSFLLFKKSLNLNSVKKIVKKKNFQMCEKSNSCTDIFISIKKDKKKKKYYKKKINMYILRKYNEFYNIKRFTKSTNQMKYLRNNNNNMSNSRHSNIYKKNKIYNKFYKINKNKKIYYSNFINKPLEEFNVYSEYKNKNNNNNNNNMFFIDGAILNNSKKKNIFFNKHIKYELKRKNLIIPLTETNENYKYIRRSLSEPNIYKFNRFIYTSNNFNTTEIHYSNLIKNKLINVPIYGHIYGFISSSTNVDYFSNCSISE from the coding sequence ATGGAAGAATATAGACATCAAGTTGGGGGTCATTGCAAATTGATCAAACCCAAAGATTCATCAAAAGTTTACAAACCATTAatagaaaatgaatatatattttatgaaaaattaaaaaacttTCGTTCTTCTTCTGCAGAATCTAGTCCtttacaaattttaaaaaaatttattccGAAATTTTATGGCGTTGTAGATATTGCTGTTGATTCTTTTTCTGACTTAAGTAGTGAAACATTTAGGAGGGATTCAAAAATGAtagaaaaatcaaaaaaaaaaaataataacatgaAATATATTCGAGTTAATAGgaatgaaaaaaagaaagattATATATTCCCCAATGCAGATTCTAATCACACTGAAACAGAGGCACTTTGCAATAATGAAAGTGTTTCCATAAATCTGAATGGCGAAATAAACAATGCAAAGGTTGGGGAAATAGACTGTCAAACAAACTTAAACGAACATAATAATGCAACGGTTGGCGACATTGCAAATCAAGAGGATGAGAAAAAGTGGATCCcacatataattttagaagATTTAGTAAACGGATTCAAAAGGCCATGTGTGTTAGATATAAAGATGGGAAAAAGGCAACGAAAAATTGGTGCATCattagaaaaaaagaaaagacaAGTTGAAAAAAGCTTTAAAACAACTAGCCATTCATTAGGGTTTCGATTATGTGGATGTCaacattataataaattacaagacacattattttataaagatAAATATTGGGGTAGAAGTTTAAGTAAAGAAAATATTCCATGGGCAATTAGAAACTGGTTTTGGAATGgaacattattatatgatgaATTAATTCCAATACTTTTAGAAAAAttacatgttttttttaattgtattGTTGAGTTAAGACATTATAGGTTTTGGTCATCTTCTTTATTATGGGTTTTTGATGGAGGcttaaatgataaaaaagaaCGATCAAATTCGTTAGATATAAGAATGATTGATTTTGCtaatacaatatatttacaaGATAACCCTTCTGTAGATgaagaatatatttttggattacgtaatttaatttattttattcaaatattatataattgtatacataatatatattttttaccttATGAAATTAATACTTGTTTTTATtctgaaaattataaatttacaaaaaaaaataattccatTCAACCTTTTTATCACAACATTGTTAAAGGGAGGGTGAAATCGGATATTGTTGACCAAATTAAagagaagaaaaaaaaaaaaaaaaaaaaaaatcaaaaaaagttaaaaaaaaaaaattttgaaaattgtGGAAAATTACAAAATGATACATTACTGAAAGATACATTTAATGCTCAAAAGGTTGATAAAGAAAAAGATGACGATAACGAAAAGACAAATATAAAGATGAATACAAAATGCATATTGAACGATAATTATATAGACACATTTgattggaaaaaaaataaaattataaataacaaaaataatgaattaaataacTACAatgaaaatatcaaaaaagaaattatatttgataaattaaatgaatgTAAAGAGAATCTGTTGAAGGATGATCCCAAATATATAAACCATGAACAAAACAAAATAGAAAGTGATTCAAAAATTGAAtcaaaaagagaaaataatGGAAATGACATAAATAGCGTGATGATTCAATGtctaaatgataataaaatttattctAAAAATTTGATTGTAAAAAAGTTATGTTCAAAATTATCAAATTTgtcaatttataaaaattataaagaaaaaaatataaatggatTAAATTTCACATATTTATCATTAGCCGAAAAAACaccaaaaatatataatagaaaaatagcattaaaaaatataaattgtaATTCAGATtcttttttactttttaagAAAAGCTTAAATTTGAATagtgttaaaaaaattgtaaaaaaaaaaaatttccaAATGTGCGAAAAATCAAATTCATGTACagatatttttataagtataaaaaaagacaaaaaaaaaaaaaaatattataaaaaaaaaattaacatgtatattttaagaaaatataatgagttttataatattaaaagatttaCAAAATCAACAAaccaaatgaaatatttacgtaataataataataatatgtctaaTAGTAGACAtagtaatatttataaaaaaaataaaatctataataaattttataaaattaataaaaataaaaaaatatattattcaaattttattaataaaccATTAGAAGAATTCAATGTTTATtcagaatataaaaataaaaataataataataataataataatatgttttttattgatggtgctattttaaataattcgaaaaaaaaaaatattttttttaataagcATATTAAATATGAGTTAAAACGTAAAAATTTAATCATCCCTTTAACAGAaacaaatgaaaattataaatatattcgtagATCTTTATCTGAAcctaatatttataaatttaatagatttatttatacctctaataattttaatactaCAGAAATTCATTATAGTaacttaataaaaaataaattaattaacgTTCCTATATATGGCCATATTTATGGATTTATTTCAAGTTCAACTAATGTTGATTATTTTTCGAATTGTTCTATAAGTGAATAG
- a CDS encoding SAS6-like protein, putative: MNKNDMNNFLCQFDFSSLEDLDPSIADGYHICYNKEVPFEIKISESENVPKEIGNLENITVKLLVLGEELNAQSIKIELTSESDLFFHFTQIVDENIFDTMQDKQKLMISFSEYLEVLIKMFNSCVRDPQSFLAIFTIKQNGKAQLDFIKNMEYRFIELLVCEFVQSPDYIIKESIAFRYNFIKSKNTIIYKRLQDISLLIKSKNPSLLMQLQKTASKQMELMKNKKYTNDIYSPNK, from the exons atgaataaaaatgatatgaacaattttttatgtcaATTTGACTTTTCTTCCTTGGAAGATTTAGATCCATCAATAG CTGATGGTTATCACATATGTTACAATAAGGAAGTACcatttgaaataaaaataagtgaATCAGAAAATGTTCCAAAAGAAATTGGAAATTTAGAAAACATAACAGTAAAATTATTAGTTTTA GGTGAGGAATTAAATGCACAGAGTATTAAAATAGAGCTAACTAGCGAATCCGATTTATTCTTCCATTTTACTCAAAT agTTGATGAAAACATATTCGATACAATGCAAGACAAACAAAAGCTTATGATAAGTTTCTCTGAATACTTGGaagttttaattaaaatgttCAATTCTTGTGTCCGAGATCCCCAAAG TTTTTTAGctatatttactataaagcaAAATGGAAAAGCCCAGCTTGATTTTATAAAA aATATGGAATACAGATTCATTGAACTTCTTGTGTGTGAATTTGTTCAATCCCCagattatataataaaggaGAGTATTGCCTTTAGATATAATTTCATTAAATCGAAAAATacgattatatataaaagacTTCAA gATATAAGTTTGCtaattaaatcaaaaaatcCATCTCTTTTAATGCAACTTCAAAAAACAGCTAGTAAACAAATGGaacttatgaaaaataaaaaatatacaaatgatatatatagcCCAAATAAGTGA